The proteins below come from a single Novosphingobium aromaticivorans DSM 12444 genomic window:
- a CDS encoding GFA family protein, whose protein sequence is MAVHGSCHCGNVQIEIPANPAWVADCNCSLCRRLAWRVAYFPPHEVRISGETRAYVWGDRMIGIHHCPTCGCGTHWQTLGEDFGKMGINERLLDGFDEASVEVRKFDNRD, encoded by the coding sequence ATGGCCGTTCATGGAAGCTGTCACTGCGGCAATGTGCAGATCGAGATCCCGGCGAATCCCGCATGGGTGGCCGACTGCAACTGCTCGCTCTGCCGCCGGCTCGCCTGGCGCGTGGCCTATTTCCCGCCCCATGAGGTGCGCATTTCCGGGGAGACCCGCGCCTATGTCTGGGGCGACAGGATGATCGGCATCCACCACTGTCCGACCTGCGGCTGCGGCACGCACTGGCAGACCCTTGGCGAAGATTTCGGCAAGATGGGTATCAATGAGCGTCTTCTCGACGGATTTGACGAAGCCTCCGTCGAAGTCAGAAAATTCGACAACCGCGACTGA
- a CDS encoding enoyl-CoA hydratase-related protein, whose translation MSLRLERDGAVARLLIDRADRRNAFSLDMWQRLPELLAEASGDDALRVLVVKSANGGAFCAGADIAELLANKDDAAFHAANQQAINRAQYELARFRLPTVAMVEGDCIGGGCGIALACDMRIAAPAARFGITPAKLGLVYPLHDVKLLVDLVGPGQARRLMFTGGLIDANEAHRIGLVELLGESEDALVGQLATVSSFSTQAIKSFVRRVLDGQVADDADSLRVFASAFEGADFREGTGAFLEKRPPVF comes from the coding sequence ATGAGCTTGCGGCTTGAACGGGACGGCGCGGTCGCGCGACTGCTGATCGACCGTGCGGACAGGCGCAACGCCTTTTCGCTCGATATGTGGCAGCGCTTGCCTGAGCTTCTTGCCGAGGCCTCGGGGGACGATGCCCTTCGGGTTCTCGTCGTCAAATCGGCCAATGGCGGGGCATTCTGCGCGGGCGCGGACATTGCCGAACTGCTCGCCAACAAGGACGATGCCGCCTTCCACGCCGCCAATCAGCAGGCGATAAACCGCGCGCAATACGAACTCGCGCGCTTCCGCCTGCCCACCGTGGCGATGGTCGAGGGTGACTGCATCGGCGGTGGGTGCGGCATTGCACTCGCTTGCGACATGCGCATCGCGGCTCCTGCGGCGCGCTTCGGTATCACGCCTGCCAAGCTCGGGCTGGTCTATCCGCTCCATGACGTGAAGCTGCTGGTCGATCTGGTCGGGCCGGGACAGGCCCGCCGCCTCATGTTCACGGGCGGCCTCATCGACGCGAACGAGGCCCACCGCATCGGCCTCGTCGAGCTGCTAGGCGAGAGCGAGGATGCGCTGGTCGGTCAGCTCGCGACCGTCTCATCCTTCTCGACCCAGGCGATCAAGAGCTTCGTGCGCCGCGTGCTCGACGGTCAGGTGGCGGATGATGCGGATTCCCTGCGCGTCTTCGCGTCGGCCTTCGAAGGCGCCGATTTTCGCGAGGGGACGGGCGCGTTTCTGGAGAAGCGACCACCCGTTTTCTGA